In the Desulfuromonadales bacterium genome, GTGTCGAGATCCCGGGGTGTGATTTGCAGTTGTCGCTTGTTGCTGAGGTGGCGCACGATGGTCAGGTAGGTTTCCTGTGCCATGGGATAAAAGCCGAGTGCGATGCCGAAACGGTCGGAGAGGGAGAGTTTTTCTGCCACGGCCTCCTCAGGGTGGATCTCTGCTTCGTCGGTGTTTTCCTGGAGCCGTTCCGGCAGCAGATGGCGGCGGTTGCTCGTGGCATAGATGAGAACGTTTTCCGGCCTCGCTTCGATGCCTCCTTCCAGCAGGGCCTTCAACTCCCGGTAGCCGGCCTCGCTTTCATCGAAGGAGAGATCGTCACAGAAAAGGATGAAGCGGAAGGGCTTTTCCCGCAGACAGGCAGTGATGTCCGGCAGTTGAAAGAGATCTTCCTTCTGGACCTCGACCAGCCGCAGCCCCAGTTCGCCGAACTCCCTGAGCAGTCCCTTGACCGCCGACGACTTGCCGCCGCCCCGTTCCCCCCAGAGCAGGATGTTGTTGGCCGGAGCGCCGTGCAGGAACTGCCGGGTGTTTTGCAGCAGGCAGGAGAGTGTCCGCTCAATGCCCAGCAAGTCGGCGTGGTCGGGAAGGTCGGGATGGGACACTGCCGCCAGAAATCCCTCATTCTTGTGCCGTCGCCAGCGGAAGGCGATGAAATTCGCGAAAAGCTCCGGGTCGGGTTCGTAGGTCGAGAGGCGTTCTTCGAGGTACTCCTCGCCAAGATCGAGAAGGCGCTCGAGGCGTTCCAGCAGGTAATTCCAGTCGATGTCGATTTCATCCAGCGGCACATTTTCCTCCGGTACAAATCATCATTTTACCATAGCAGATTTGAAGTGTCCGTGCAGCCCGTTGCTGTGAGCGGGCCCTCCGTGCTAAGGTTCTGCGGCTGAGCAGTGGAGGTAGCGTGAAAAACCTAAAATTCGAGCTTTTTGCCGTGACTGCACCAGGGCTGGAGGCGGTCTGTGCCCGGGAGCTGGCGGCGTTGGCCATGGCCGATGTACGACCGGTCAGCGGCGGTGTGGAATTCACCGGGGAGTTGCGTGACCTCTACCTGGCCAACCTCTGGCTGCGCACCGCCAGTCGGGTGGTGGTGCGACTTGGCGGATGCAGAAGCCGTGATTTTCCCGAACTCTTTCGCAAGGTTTCGCGGCTTCCCTGGGGGCGTTTTATCCGGCCGGAAACCCGCGTCATGTTGCGGGTCGCCAGTCACCGTTCGCGTCTCCAGCACACCGGTCGCATCGCTGCTACCGTGGGTGAGGCGATCGACCGGGCGCTCGGGCGTCCGGCACCGCCGGCCGACGGCCCCGAACAACTTGTTCTGGTCCGTTTCGAAGACGATACCTGCCTCATTTCAGTGGATAGCTCGGGCGCGCTGCTGCATCGCAGAGGCTATCGCGAAGAAGCTGCCCATGCTCCCCTGCGCGAGACTCTGGCGGCGGGTCTACTGCTGCTGCTCGGCTGGGATGGCTCGGTCCCTCTGCTTGACCCCATGTGCGGTTCGGGAACTCTCCCCATTGAGGCCGCCCTGATTGCCGGCAACCGGCCTCCGGGCGGCCAGCGAGAGTTCGCCTTCATGACCTGGCCCCGATATCGACCAGGGCTTTGGCAGGTGCTGCTGGCCGAAGCTGCGCGGGGCGAACGGGAGAGCGACGTTCCCATCCGTGGGGCCGACCGTGATCCCGTTGTGCTGGCTGCCGCCCGCCGCAATGCCGAGCGGGCCGGCGTTCAGGGCAGGATCGACTTCTCCCCGGGCGAGTTGGGGCAAACCTCGGCCGCCGGGGGGATCGGCCTGCTGCTGTGTAACCCGCCTTACGGACAGCGGTTGGGTCGCGAGACGGATCTGCGGCCGCTCTTCCACACTCTGGGAGAGGTCTGCCGGATCGCCCTGCCGGGCTGGCGGGTGGCTTTCCTCTCCCCTTCAGGTCATCTTGCCAGGGCCACCGGTCTTCCTTTGCGTCCGGTCGCGGTTCTGAGCAACGGGGGGATTGCGGTGACTCTCTGGACAACTTGAAAACTTTTTGTTGATTCCCCTTGTAATCGCGAGGGAATTGAATTAGTATTCCCCTTTACCTCGGCGCTTCAGTGCCCGGGGTTGAAGATAAAGAACGGAAAGCGAGGTGATTCTTTCGTGGAAATCCAGGTCGTCGACAACAACGTCGAGAAGGCCATCCGGGTTCTCAAGCGCAAGCTGCAGCAGGAAGGGCTCTTCCGGGAAATGAAGCAGCGCAAGTATTACGAGAAACCCAGCGTCAAGCGTAAGCGCAAGGAAAAGGAGGCCCAGCGCCGCCTGCGCAAGAAAATGCGCCTGATGAGGACCGATTGATCCATCGCATTCTCAGATAGCTGAAACAGGAAGAGCCGGCCCATGTGGACCGGCTCTTCCTGTTTCAGGGGTGTTCGGGTTTGTTGCCTCAGCGTGGCAGTGCAGGGAGTTCCAGCCCCGCCATTTTCTGGACCATGCGGACCACCTGGCAGCTGTAGCCGAATTCGTTATCGTACCAGACGTAGAGGACGCAGCGGTTCCCTTGGACGATGGTGGCC is a window encoding:
- the rpsU gene encoding 30S ribosomal protein S21, whose protein sequence is MEIQVVDNNVEKAIRVLKRKLQQEGLFREMKQRKYYEKPSVKRKRKEKEAQRRLRKKMRLMRTD
- a CDS encoding THUMP domain-containing protein; translated protein: MKNLKFELFAVTAPGLEAVCARELAALAMADVRPVSGGVEFTGELRDLYLANLWLRTASRVVVRLGGCRSRDFPELFRKVSRLPWGRFIRPETRVMLRVASHRSRLQHTGRIAATVGEAIDRALGRPAPPADGPEQLVLVRFEDDTCLISVDSSGALLHRRGYREEAAHAPLRETLAAGLLLLLGWDGSVPLLDPMCGSGTLPIEAALIAGNRPPGGQREFAFMTWPRYRPGLWQVLLAEAARGERESDVPIRGADRDPVVLAAARRNAERAGVQGRIDFSPGELGQTSAAGGIGLLLCNPPYGQRLGRETDLRPLFHTLGEVCRIALPGWRVAFLSPSGHLARATGLPLRPVAVLSNGGIAVTLWTT
- a CDS encoding ATP-binding protein — its product is MPLDEIDIDWNYLLERLERLLDLGEEYLEERLSTYEPDPELFANFIAFRWRRHKNEGFLAAVSHPDLPDHADLLGIERTLSCLLQNTRQFLHGAPANNILLWGERGGGKSSAVKGLLREFGELGLRLVEVQKEDLFQLPDITACLREKPFRFILFCDDLSFDESEAGYRELKALLEGGIEARPENVLIYATSNRRHLLPERLQENTDEAEIHPEEAVAEKLSLSDRFGIALGFYPMAQETYLTIVRHLSNKRQLQITPRDLDTEALRWAHNRGARSGRVARQFVDDLHGRLVLLEAERRSNN